From a region of the Pongo pygmaeus isolate AG05252 chromosome 5, NHGRI_mPonPyg2-v2.0_pri, whole genome shotgun sequence genome:
- the LOC129038430 gene encoding eukaryotic translation initiation factor 4E type 2-like — protein sequence MNNKFDALKDDDSGDHDQNEENSTQKDGEKEKTERDKNQTSSKRKAVVPGPAEHPLQYNYTFWYSRRTPGRPTSSQSYEQNIKQIGTFASVEQFWRFYSHMVRPGDLTGHSDFHLFKEGIKPMWEDDANKNGGKWIIRLRKGLASRCWENLILAMLGEQFMVGEEICGAVVSVRFQEDIISIWNKTASDQATTARIRDTLRRVLNLPPNTIMEYKTHTDSIKMPGRLGPQRLLFQNLWKPRLNVP from the coding sequence ATGAACAACAAGTTCGACGCTTTGAAAGATGATGACAGTGGGGACCATGATCAGAATGAAGAAAACAGCACACAGAAAGATGGTGAGAAGGAAAAAACGGAACGAGACAAGAATCAGACCAGTAGCAAGAGAAAGGCTGTTGTCCCTGGACCGGCAGAGCATCCCCTGCAGTACAACTACACTTTTTGGTACTCCAGGAGAACCCCCGGCCGTCCCACGAGCTCACAGAGCTATGAACAGAATATCAAACAGATTGGCACCTTTGCCTCTGTGGAGCAGTTCTGGAGGTTTTATAGCCACATGGTACGTCCCGGGGACCTGACAGGCCACAGTGACTTCCATCTCTTCAAAGAAGGAATTAAACCCATGTGGGAGGATGATGCAAATAAAAATGGTGGCAAGTGGATTATTCGGCTGCGGAAGGGCTTGGCCTCCCGTTGCTGGGAGAATCTCATTTTGGCCATGCTGGGGGAACAGTTCATGGTTGGGGAGGAGATCTGTGGGGCTGTGGTGTCTGTCCGCTTTCAGGAGGACATTATTTCAATATGGAATAAGACTGCCAGTGACCAAGCAACCACAGCCCGAATCCGGGACACACTTCGACGAGTGCTTAACCTACCTCCCAACACCATTATGGAATACAAAACTCACACCGACAGCATCAAAATGCCAGGCAGGCTGGGCCCCCAAAGGCTCCTTTTTCAAAACCTCTGGAAGCCGCGGTTGAATGTGCCATGA